From Gimesia panareensis, the proteins below share one genomic window:
- a CDS encoding DUF971 domain-containing protein: MELTPTELKRLDDQSLLISWSDGQRKRYAVSELRKACPCVMCRNERKAAAAEPEKLTILAPNELAPVKIDRMVLAGNYAYRITFSDGHNTGLFTFEHLRELGEVVE, encoded by the coding sequence ATGGAACTGACCCCCACCGAACTGAAACGTCTCGATGATCAGTCGCTGCTGATCAGCTGGAGCGACGGGCAGCGCAAACGCTACGCTGTCTCTGAGCTGCGTAAGGCCTGTCCCTGTGTGATGTGCCGCAATGAACGGAAAGCGGCTGCAGCAGAGCCGGAGAAACTGACCATTCTCGCACCGAATGAACTGGCGCCGGTCAAAATCGACCGCATGGTGCTGGCCGGCAATTATGCTTACCGCATCACCTTCAGCGACGGGCACAATACGGGGCTGTTTACCTTCGAGCATCTCCGCGAACTGGGTGAGGTGGTGGAGTAG
- a CDS encoding DUF1501 domain-containing protein: MQNMTDNLTMQVNRRSFLRQNTAGVGLAALATLLQESQAAEPKAAQSQSAQTGGLHFPARAKRVIYLSQSGAPSQLDLFDYKPGLKHFHKTELPDSIRRGQRLTGMTSGQKSFPIAASMFQFAQHGESGTWLSELLPHTAKIADEMCVVRSLFTEAINHDPAITFLQTGSIQAGRPSMGSWISYGLGSENRDLPTFVALTSGAGGQPLYDRLWGSGFLPTKHQGVKFRRSSDPVLFLSNPPGIDKATRREMLDELGALNRISLDEKGDPEIATRIAQYELAFRMQTSVPELADLSQESAETFQLYGEQAKQPGTYAANCLLARRLAERGVRFIQLYHRGWDHHLNLPSKIKQLTGETDQATAALILDLKQRGMLDDTLVVWAGEFGRTVYCQGTLTATNYGRDHHPRCFTVWAAGGGMKPGITYGETDDFSYNITENPLPVHDLNATILHCLGIDHKKLTFRFQGRDYRLTDVHGNVARPLLS, from the coding sequence ATGCAGAACATGACAGACAATCTGACAATGCAGGTTAATCGGCGGTCGTTTCTGCGACAGAATACGGCCGGCGTGGGGCTCGCGGCACTGGCGACACTGCTGCAGGAGTCGCAGGCGGCGGAACCCAAAGCGGCCCAATCGCAGTCGGCTCAGACCGGCGGTCTGCACTTCCCGGCCCGGGCGAAACGGGTGATCTACCTGAGCCAGTCGGGAGCCCCGTCGCAGCTCGATCTGTTCGACTATAAACCGGGGCTGAAGCATTTTCACAAGACCGAACTGCCCGACTCGATCCGCCGGGGACAGCGACTGACGGGGATGACCTCGGGACAGAAGAGCTTCCCGATTGCCGCTTCCATGTTCCAGTTCGCACAGCACGGCGAGAGCGGCACCTGGCTGAGCGAACTCTTGCCGCACACTGCCAAGATCGCTGATGAGATGTGCGTCGTCAGATCGCTGTTCACCGAAGCGATCAACCACGACCCCGCGATCACCTTCCTGCAGACCGGCAGTATTCAGGCGGGCCGCCCCAGTATGGGCTCCTGGATTTCTTATGGACTGGGGAGTGAAAACCGGGATCTGCCGACCTTTGTCGCACTGACTTCGGGAGCGGGCGGGCAACCGTTGTACGACCGCCTGTGGGGGAGCGGCTTCCTGCCTACGAAACATCAGGGGGTGAAGTTCCGTCGCTCAAGTGATCCGGTGCTGTTTCTTTCGAATCCGCCCGGCATCGATAAAGCAACCCGGCGGGAGATGCTGGATGAGCTGGGCGCATTGAATCGCATTTCGCTGGATGAAAAAGGGGACCCGGAAATCGCGACCCGCATCGCGCAGTACGAACTCGCATTTCGGATGCAGACCTCCGTTCCCGAACTGGCCGACCTGTCACAGGAATCCGCGGAGACCTTCCAACTGTATGGCGAGCAGGCGAAACAGCCGGGAACCTACGCGGCGAACTGTCTGCTGGCCCGACGGCTGGCCGAACGGGGCGTGCGGTTTATTCAACTGTATCACCGGGGCTGGGATCATCATCTCAACCTGCCGAGTAAGATCAAACAGCTGACCGGAGAGACCGACCAGGCGACCGCAGCGCTGATCCTCGATCTGAAACAGCGGGGCATGCTGGATGACACCCTGGTTGTCTGGGCGGGCGAATTCGGTCGCACGGTCTACTGCCAGGGCACGCTGACCGCGACGAATTACGGCCGCGATCATCACCCGCGGTGTTTCACCGTCTGGGCAGCGGGAGGCGGGATGAAGCCGGGTATCACTTACGGCGAGACTGACGATTTCAGCTATAACATTACCGAGAACCCGCTGCCGGTGCACGATCTGAATGCCACGATCCTGCACTGTCTGGGCATCGATCACAAAAAGCTGACCTTCCGATTCCAGGGCCGCGACTATCGCCTGACTGACGTGCATGGGAACGTGGCACGACCGTTGTTGAGTTAA